A genomic window from Nocardioides rotundus includes:
- a CDS encoding SRPBCC family protein, whose amino-acid sequence MSDYAPLIEESVEIAAPPATVWALVTDLPRMATWSPQVKRTFVRKRPIQQGTTALNINQDGFKIWPTRSTVTEFEPHSRFAFTVKENNAVWSFTLEPTATGTRLVQRRETPNGISSLSNTLVDRVFGGQERFTGMLQQGMRETLQRIKSEVERDAAS is encoded by the coding sequence ATGAGCGACTACGCCCCCCTGATCGAGGAGTCCGTGGAGATCGCGGCCCCGCCGGCGACCGTCTGGGCGCTGGTGACCGACCTGCCGCGGATGGCCACCTGGAGCCCCCAGGTCAAGCGGACCTTCGTCCGCAAGCGGCCCATCCAGCAGGGCACGACCGCGCTGAACATCAATCAGGACGGCTTCAAGATCTGGCCGACCCGGTCGACGGTGACCGAGTTCGAGCCGCACTCGCGCTTCGCCTTCACGGTCAAGGAGAACAACGCCGTGTGGTCCTTCACCCTCGAGCCGACCGCGACCGGCACCCGGCTCGTCCAGCGGCGCGAGACGCCGAACGGGATCAGCAGCCTCTCCAACACCCTGGTCGACCGGGTCTTCGGCGGCCAGGAGCGGTTCACCGGCATGCTCCAGCAGGGGATGCGGGAGACGCTCCAGCGGATCAAGAGCGAGGTCGAGCGCGACGCGGCATCATGA